The Bradyrhizobium sp. LLZ17 genomic sequence CTCGCGGTCGGCTACCTCTCGGGTTTCATCATCGGCTTGCCCTACGAATATTACTGCCTGTTTCACTGGGACCATCATCGCTATACCCAGGACCTGGACAAGGATCCGGAGCTTATCGTCGGCGTGAAGCCAAAGTCCGATGCGCAGCTCGCGATCGCCTTTAGCGGCCTGCTCCAGGTTGTCGGCCGGCTCTGGCTGATGCTCGGCCATGCCGTCAGCGGCAAGGTTGTCGTGCCCTGGATCCCCGAGACCAGGCGAGCCACCATCGTCACCGAGGCGCGCGCCTATCTCGGATTTTATGTGCTGCTGCTCGCGCTCTCGCTGTGGTTCGCCTCGGCCCTGCTGCTCTGGGTCTGGATCGGACCGCTGATCATAGGACAATTCTTCCTGCGGCCCTACCTCTACGCCGAGCACACCGGCTGCGAGCGCACCCGCAGTGCCTTCGAAAACACCCGCACGACCTACACCGGCGCGATCGTCAAATGGTTGGCGTGGAACATGCCCTATCACGTCGAGCACCACGCCTATCCCTCGATCCCGTTTCACGCGCTGCCAAAATTGAATGAGATCGTCGACGGCGAGATCGTCTATCGCGGCCGCGGCTACATCGCCACGACGCGCGAAACCTGGGCCTGGTTTCGCAGGCAGCGGCAGGCTGGTTAACTCAACGCAAAACCCCGATCGCGAGGCGATCGGGGTTTTGTCGTGGTGTCCTGATCTCAGTAGATCCCGTAGCCGCAGACATTCACGACGCGCACGCGTGCGCCGTGGCGAGTCTGGATGACGCGCTCCTGATAGCAGTTGCCGACGCCGGTGTTGACGTAAAGGCCGCCAAAGCCCCAGCCGGGACCCCAGTGATGGAAGCCATGGGCCGAGGCAGCGGTGGGGGCGAGAGCGGCGACGCCGAGCGAGCCGGCAGCGATCAGACCAAGTGCAAATTTGCGAAACATATTCATTCTCCAGTGTGGCGCGGGGCCGTTGTTGTGTCCCTGCATGTCGGTCGAGCCGAGGCGTGAACGCGTTCATGCCGCGAGCGGAGAATTGCGTTTCAGGATTGTTTCGTCGAACGCGGCAAAGCGCGTCGCCTTCAGACTTTTCGCGACGCTCCGCTCGATGGTGGGCAAGTGCAAGCGAAGTCCCGGGCCTCGCGCCTTGTCCGGGAGGGCCGGGAATATGCGGCGCGCGTGAACCACTGCTTTCAAAACCTCGGCGCTCGCTTCTCCGCAAACGCCTTGATGCCTTCCTTGATCTCGTCGCCGCGCATGCTGTCGCGGTGGCGTTGGTCGGCGGCTTGCTCATCGAGCTCGCCGCGGGCGAATTCGTTGATCGCGCGCTTCATGCCGCGCATCGCATGTGGCGCGTTGCCCGCGAGGATGTTGGCGAGCTTGTCGACCTCCTCGTCCAAAAATTCCACCGCGACCATGGCAGTGAGATAGCCGATGCGTAGCATTTCCGGTGCGCTGATCTTCTGCGCGGTGAGGAACAGCTTCTTCGCGTTGTCGACGCCGAGCCGTGTGACGTAGCGTTTGATGCCGCTCCTATAGTAGTGCAGCCCGAGCCGCGCCGCCGGCATGAACATCTCGGCGCTGTCGATACCGATGCGGAAATCGCAGGCGAGCGCGAGGTCGGTCGAGCCGCCATAGACGCCGCCATTGAGCCGGCAGATCGTCGGCACGCCGAGATCCTCGAGCCGGTTGACGATCACCTCGAACGCCGAGCCCGCGCTCTGCTCTTCCTTGGCGCTGACCGCACGTTCGGCGACTGAGTTGAGGTCGTAGCCCGCGGAGAAGGCGCGTCCGGTGCCGGTCAGCACCAGCACGCGGATCGCCGGATCGGCCTCGATGCGGTCGAACAGATTGACAAGCTCGCCGAGATCTTCCGCCTGCAGCCGGTTGAGATGCCTTGGCCGATTGAGGCGGATGGTGGCACGCGGTCCGTCGATTTCGAGCACGGGCGGGCTTGCCGCGTCGGCCATGTCCGACATTTTCGTCTCCATCTAGCTGTTTTCGAGCGCGCGGCGCTTGGCTTCGGCGTCGATGGTCTCGGCGAGATCCGGGTGCCGCGCCAT encodes the following:
- a CDS encoding fatty acid desaturase encodes the protein MSDASLSETAHRLKPLTPAMLRELSARSNLRGAAQSLIHYGLIVLVGALIWKVVSSYGVLWALPLVSVQGYLVAFLFMAVHETAHKTAFKSRGLNLAVGYLSGFIIGLPYEYYCLFHWDHHRYTQDLDKDPELIVGVKPKSDAQLAIAFSGLLQVVGRLWLMLGHAVSGKVVVPWIPETRRATIVTEARAYLGFYVLLLALSLWFASALLLWVWIGPLIIGQFFLRPYLYAEHTGCERTRSAFENTRTTYTGAIVKWLAWNMPYHVEHHAYPSIPFHALPKLNEIVDGEIVYRGRGYIATTRETWAWFRRQRQAG
- a CDS encoding enoyl-CoA hydratase/isomerase family protein, translated to MSDMADAASPPVLEIDGPRATIRLNRPRHLNRLQAEDLGELVNLFDRIEADPAIRVLVLTGTGRAFSAGYDLNSVAERAVSAKEEQSAGSAFEVIVNRLEDLGVPTICRLNGGVYGGSTDLALACDFRIGIDSAEMFMPAARLGLHYYRSGIKRYVTRLGVDNAKKLFLTAQKISAPEMLRIGYLTAMVAVEFLDEEVDKLANILAGNAPHAMRGMKRAINEFARGELDEQAADQRHRDSMRGDEIKEGIKAFAEKRAPRF